Proteins found in one Streptomyces sp. CB09001 genomic segment:
- a CDS encoding cysteine desulfurase/sulfurtransferase TusA family protein, with protein MAYFDAASAAPLHPVARQALLASLDEGWADPARLYREGRRARLLLDAAREAAAECVGCRPDELVFTPSGTRAVHSGVAGALAGRRRVGRHLIVSAVEHSSVLHAAETHEADGGSLTQVGVDRAGAVDPAGYAAALREDTALACLQSANHEVGTEQPVSRVAEACRAAGVPLLVDAAQSLGWGRVEGDWSLLTGSAHKWGGPSGVGLLAVRKGVRFAPQGPGDERESGRAPGFENLPAIVAAAASLRAVRAEAAEEAARLRELTERIRSRVPELVPDVEVVGDPSHRLPGVVTFSCLYVDGETLLHELDRAGFSVSSGSSCTSSTLTPSHVLRAMGVLSEGNVRVSLPPGTPAEDVQRFLEVLPGTVAAVREKLGAPVATGNVRATGPGLVVDALGRRCPIPVIELAKVIGDVPVGGIVRVLSDDEAARLDIPAWCEMRGQEYVGEEQAEEGTAYLVRRIR; from the coding sequence GTGGCCTACTTCGATGCTGCTTCCGCTGCTCCCCTTCATCCCGTTGCCCGGCAGGCGCTGTTGGCGTCCCTCGACGAGGGGTGGGCCGATCCCGCTCGGCTGTACCGCGAAGGGCGGCGGGCGCGGTTGCTGCTCGATGCCGCCCGGGAGGCGGCGGCCGAGTGCGTGGGGTGCCGGCCGGACGAGTTGGTGTTCACTCCTTCGGGGACGCGGGCGGTGCATTCGGGAGTGGCGGGGGCGCTGGCCGGTCGGCGGCGCGTCGGACGCCACCTGATCGTGTCAGCCGTCGAACACTCCTCCGTGCTCCATGCGGCCGAGACGCACGAGGCGGACGGCGGGAGTCTCACGCAGGTGGGCGTGGACCGCGCGGGCGCGGTGGATCCCGCGGGGTACGCGGCGGCCCTGCGCGAGGACACGGCCCTGGCCTGTCTCCAGTCGGCCAACCACGAGGTGGGCACCGAGCAGCCGGTGTCCCGGGTGGCGGAGGCCTGCCGGGCCGCCGGTGTGCCGCTGCTGGTGGACGCGGCCCAGTCGCTGGGCTGGGGCCGGGTCGAGGGCGACTGGTCGTTGCTGACCGGCAGCGCCCACAAGTGGGGCGGGCCCTCGGGTGTGGGACTGCTCGCCGTGCGCAAGGGCGTCCGGTTCGCGCCGCAAGGGCCCGGGGACGAACGGGAGTCGGGGCGGGCGCCCGGGTTCGAGAACCTGCCGGCGATCGTGGCCGCCGCGGCGTCGCTGCGGGCGGTGCGGGCCGAGGCCGCGGAGGAGGCGGCCCGGCTGCGGGAGCTGACCGAGCGGATCCGGTCCCGGGTGCCGGAGCTGGTGCCGGACGTGGAGGTGGTCGGCGATCCCTCGCACCGGCTGCCCGGGGTCGTCACCTTCTCGTGTCTCTATGTCGACGGGGAGACCTTGCTGCACGAGCTGGACCGCGCCGGTTTCTCCGTGTCGTCCGGATCGTCCTGCACGAGCAGCACGCTGACGCCGAGCCACGTCCTGCGGGCGATGGGGGTGCTCAGCGAGGGCAACGTCCGGGTTTCGCTGCCGCCGGGGACCCCGGCCGAGGACGTCCAGCGGTTCCTGGAGGTGCTCCCGGGCACGGTGGCCGCGGTGCGCGAGAAGCTGGGGGCGCCGGTCGCGACGGGGAACGTCCGCGCGACCGGCCCCGGCCTCGTCGTGGACGCGCTGGGCCGGCGCTGCCCCATTCCGGTGATCGAACTGGCCAAGGTCATCGGCGACGTCCCCGTCGGCGGCATCGTCCGCGTCCTCTCCGACGACGAGGCGGCCCGCCTGGACATCCCGGCGTGGTGCGAGATGCGGGGGCAGGAGTACGTGGGCGAGGAGCAGGCGGAAGAGGGAACGGCATACCTGGTCCGCCGGATCAGGTAG
- a CDS encoding carbohydrate kinase family protein, which translates to MRIAVTGSIATDHLMTFPGRFSDQLVADQLHTVSLSFLVDQLDVRRGGVAANIAFGMGQLGTRPVLVGAAGADFDEYRAWLDRHGVDTGSVRISETLHTARFVCTTDADHNQIGSFYTGAMSEARLIELKTVADRVGGLDLVSIGADDPEAMLRHTEECRTRSIPFAADFSQQIARMNGDEIRILLDGATYLFSNEYEKGLIETKTGWSDAEILDRVGHRVTTLGARGVRIERVGEEAIEVGVPDEERKADPTGVGDAFRAGFLSGLAWDVSLERAAQIGCMLATLVIETVGTQEYQLRRGHFMERFTKAYGDEAAGEVQAHLG; encoded by the coding sequence GTGCGCATCGCAGTCACCGGCTCCATCGCCACCGACCACCTCATGACCTTCCCCGGCCGCTTCTCGGACCAGCTCGTCGCGGACCAGCTGCACACGGTCTCGCTCTCCTTCCTGGTCGACCAGCTGGACGTACGCCGGGGCGGCGTCGCCGCGAACATCGCCTTCGGCATGGGTCAGCTCGGCACCCGTCCGGTCCTGGTCGGCGCGGCCGGTGCGGACTTCGACGAGTACCGGGCCTGGCTGGACCGGCACGGAGTCGACACCGGGTCGGTCCGCATCTCCGAGACCCTGCACACCGCCCGCTTCGTCTGCACCACCGACGCCGACCACAACCAGATCGGCTCCTTCTACACGGGCGCGATGAGCGAGGCCCGCCTCATCGAGCTGAAGACCGTCGCCGACCGGGTGGGCGGCCTCGACCTGGTCTCCATCGGCGCCGACGACCCGGAGGCGATGCTCCGGCACACCGAGGAGTGCCGTACCCGGTCCATCCCCTTCGCCGCGGACTTCTCCCAGCAGATCGCCCGGATGAACGGCGACGAGATCCGGATACTGCTGGACGGGGCGACCTACCTCTTCTCCAACGAGTACGAGAAGGGGCTCATCGAGACCAAGACCGGCTGGAGCGACGCCGAGATCCTCGACCGCGTCGGCCACCGCGTCACCACCCTCGGCGCGCGGGGCGTGCGCATCGAGCGCGTCGGTGAGGAGGCCATCGAGGTCGGCGTCCCCGACGAGGAGCGCAAGGCCGACCCCACGGGCGTCGGCGACGCCTTCCGGGCGGGGTTCCTGTCGGGGCTGGCCTGGGACGTCTCGCTCGAGCGGGCGGCGCAGATCGGGTGCATGCTGGCGACGCTCGTCATCGAGACGGTCGGTACGCAGGAGTACCAGCTGCGGCGCGGGCACTTCATGGAGCGGTTCACGAAGGCGTACGGGGACGAGGCCGCGGGGGAGGTTCAGGCGCACCTGGGCTGA
- a CDS encoding iron-sulfur cluster assembly accessory protein, translating into MSVSDETTTVTDGIILTDAAAAKVKALLDQEGRDDLALRVAVQPGGCSGLRYQLFFDERSLDGDVVKDFGGVKVTTDRMSAPYLGGATVDFVDTIEKQGFTIDNPNATGSCACGDSFS; encoded by the coding sequence ATGTCCGTATCGGACGAGACCACCACCGTCACCGACGGCATCATCCTGACCGACGCCGCCGCGGCCAAGGTCAAGGCCCTGCTCGACCAGGAAGGCCGTGACGACCTGGCGCTGCGCGTCGCCGTCCAGCCCGGCGGCTGCTCCGGCCTGCGTTACCAGCTCTTCTTCGACGAGCGTTCGCTCGACGGTGACGTGGTCAAGGACTTCGGTGGCGTGAAGGTCACCACCGACCGCATGAGCGCCCCGTACCTGGGCGGCGCCACCGTCGACTTCGTGGACACCATCGAGAAGCAGGGCTTCACGATCGACAACCCGAACGCGACCGGCTCCTGCGCCTGCGGCGACTCCTTCAGCTGA
- the nadA gene encoding quinolinate synthase NadA has translation MTTAQTQELDVQPTPLALLLLGREADPRSERGVECPGDLPSPSDPDLVERARAAKEKLGDKVFVLGHHYQRDEVIQFADVTGDSFKLARDAAARPEAEYIVFCGVHFMAESADILTSDDQKVVLPDLAAGCSMADMATAEQVAECWDVLTEAGIAGQVVPVSYMNSSADIKAFTGKHGGTICTSSNAERALNWAFEQGEKVLFLPDQHLGRNTAVRDLGMSLEDCVVYNPHRPNGGLTAEELRDAKMILWRGHCSVHGRFSLDSVNDVRERIPGVNVLVHPECKHEVVAAADYVGSTEYIIKALEAAPAGSKWAIGTELNLVRRLANRFAAEDKEIVFLDKTVCFCSTMNRIDLPHLVWTLESLAEGTLVNRIEVDQETAAFAKLALERMLALP, from the coding sequence GTGACCACCGCCCAAACCCAGGAGCTCGACGTACAGCCGACGCCCCTCGCCCTGCTGCTGCTCGGCCGCGAGGCCGACCCGAGGAGCGAGCGCGGTGTGGAGTGTCCCGGTGACCTGCCCTCGCCCTCCGACCCGGACCTGGTCGAACGCGCCCGTGCGGCCAAGGAGAAGCTCGGTGACAAGGTCTTCGTGCTCGGCCACCACTACCAGCGCGACGAGGTCATCCAGTTCGCCGACGTCACGGGCGACTCCTTCAAGCTGGCCCGGGACGCGGCGGCGCGCCCGGAGGCCGAGTACATCGTCTTCTGCGGTGTGCACTTCATGGCGGAGTCGGCCGACATCCTGACCTCCGACGACCAGAAGGTGGTCCTGCCCGACCTCGCGGCCGGGTGCTCCATGGCCGACATGGCCACCGCCGAACAGGTCGCCGAGTGCTGGGACGTGCTGACCGAGGCCGGGATCGCCGGGCAGGTCGTGCCCGTGTCGTACATGAACTCGTCGGCGGACATCAAGGCGTTCACCGGCAAGCACGGCGGCACCATCTGCACCTCCTCCAACGCCGAGCGCGCCCTGAACTGGGCGTTCGAGCAGGGCGAGAAGGTCCTCTTCCTGCCCGACCAGCACCTGGGCCGCAACACGGCGGTGCGGGACCTGGGCATGTCCCTGGAGGACTGCGTCGTCTACAACCCGCACCGGCCGAACGGCGGGCTGACGGCCGAGGAGCTGCGCGATGCGAAGATGATCCTGTGGCGGGGCCACTGCTCGGTGCACGGCCGCTTCAGCCTCGACTCGGTCAACGACGTGCGCGAGCGCATACCGGGCGTGAACGTCCTGGTGCACCCGGAGTGCAAGCACGAGGTCGTCGCCGCCGCGGACTACGTCGGCTCGACCGAGTACATCATCAAGGCCCTGGAGGCGGCCCCGGCCGGATCCAAGTGGGCCATCGGGACCGAGCTGAACCTGGTCCGCCGCCTGGCGAACCGTTTCGCCGCCGAGGACAAGGAGATCGTCTTCCTCGACAAGACGGTCTGCTTCTGCTCGACCATGAACCGCATCGACCTCCCCCACCTGGTCTGGACGCTGGAGTCCCTCGCCGAGGGCACCCTGGTCAACCGCATCGAGGTGGACCAGGAGACGGCGGCGTTCGCGAAGCTGGCCCTGGAGCGGATGCTGGCGCTGCCGTAA
- a CDS encoding DUF4246 domain-containing protein: MSGLPPFPLPFHSTPSISTARPRTLRELEMMRCSAHIRSKPGWSDKMHDPGILARWTREAAAQGLTEAQVRYVLAELAHYAALRDARTGAEVSAVDGVWQSDSLIDDGLRSRLAEAVRVLEEVPEEERDWHPGSGGQVLDLVHPSLFCLVRGVSGAPERVWPNPANSYSKYEFSEKFQWLPTDVDVSDDGGVTFGSYVNNVHPEDHRELASVLPDLFSRMLPLLENVLTDLRHPRPLRIEADPYGWYDESEEPEEPDEDSFSDEAAYEEAVQAWEEATDDWWDNRRPTVPDAPEFSAPETPGDTARVDLRGRRLQVVVKLATIHLTPDRPEYSGGSWHVEGMLNERIVSTGIYYWDSENITESRLAFRTALSEPRYEQSDHTGMREVYGLENEGALNQLLGSASTPAGRCLAFPNVLQHRVGEFRLADATRPGHRKILAFFLIDPSERIVSTSDVPPQQPWADTSTMTLEEAEGHREELMRERKFFVDEHNEQLYEREFSLCEH; this comes from the coding sequence TTGTCCGGCCTGCCCCCTTTCCCGCTGCCCTTCCACTCGACCCCCTCCATATCGACCGCGCGACCCCGGACGCTGCGGGAACTCGAGATGATGCGGTGCAGCGCCCACATCCGGTCGAAGCCGGGATGGTCCGACAAGATGCACGACCCCGGCATCCTCGCCAGGTGGACGCGCGAGGCGGCCGCCCAGGGCCTGACCGAGGCGCAGGTCCGTTACGTGCTCGCCGAACTCGCGCACTACGCGGCGCTGCGGGACGCCCGGACCGGCGCCGAGGTGTCCGCCGTCGACGGGGTGTGGCAGTCGGACTCGCTGATCGACGACGGACTCCGCTCCCGGCTGGCCGAGGCGGTCCGGGTCCTGGAGGAGGTCCCCGAGGAGGAGCGGGACTGGCACCCCGGGTCCGGGGGCCAGGTACTGGACCTGGTCCACCCCTCCCTGTTCTGCCTGGTGCGGGGGGTGAGCGGCGCACCCGAGCGGGTCTGGCCGAACCCGGCGAACAGCTACTCGAAGTACGAGTTCTCGGAGAAGTTCCAGTGGCTACCCACGGACGTGGACGTCAGCGACGACGGCGGCGTCACCTTCGGTTCCTACGTGAACAACGTCCACCCCGAGGACCATCGCGAACTGGCGTCCGTCCTGCCCGACCTGTTCTCGCGCATGCTCCCGCTGCTGGAGAACGTGCTCACCGACCTGCGCCATCCGCGTCCCCTGCGGATCGAGGCCGATCCCTACGGGTGGTACGACGAGTCGGAGGAGCCGGAGGAACCCGACGAGGACTCCTTCAGCGACGAGGCGGCCTACGAAGAGGCCGTGCAGGCCTGGGAAGAGGCCACCGACGACTGGTGGGACAACCGCCGGCCGACCGTCCCGGACGCCCCGGAGTTCTCCGCGCCCGAGACGCCCGGCGACACGGCACGCGTCGACCTGCGCGGCCGCCGTCTCCAGGTCGTCGTCAAGCTCGCCACCATCCACCTCACCCCGGACAGGCCCGAGTACTCCGGCGGTTCCTGGCACGTCGAGGGGATGCTGAACGAGCGGATCGTCTCGACCGGCATCTACTACTGGGACAGCGAGAACATCACCGAGAGCCGGCTGGCCTTCCGGACGGCGCTCAGCGAGCCGCGCTACGAGCAGAGCGACCACACCGGCATGCGCGAGGTCTACGGCCTGGAGAACGAGGGCGCGCTGAACCAGCTGCTGGGGTCGGCGTCGACTCCGGCGGGCCGCTGTCTGGCGTTCCCGAACGTCCTGCAGCACCGCGTCGGTGAATTCCGCCTCGCGGACGCCACCCGCCCGGGCCACCGCAAGATCCTCGCGTTCTTCCTGATCGACCCCTCGGAGCGGATCGTCTCGACCTCCGACGTGCCGCCCCAGCAGCCCTGGGCCGACACCTCGACCATGACGCTCGAAGAGGCCGAGGGCCACCGCGAAGAGCTCATGCGGGAGCGCAAGTTCTTCGTCGACGAGCACAACGAGCAGCTCTACGAGCGGGAGTTCTCCCTCTGCGAGCACTGA